CAAAAGCAACAACCGGTCGTCCAACTGCGGCGGCTTCTATAGCAACATGTGGAAAGTTCTCCTCCCAAACCGAGGGTATGACTACGACATCTGTGGCTGCCAACATCTGCGGGATATCGTCTCGATACCCCGTAAAACGCACAGCATTGGTGATATTGAGCTGTTGGGCCAGGTGACGACAATAGTCGAGATCGGGCCCTTCTCCAACGATGAGCAACAGGGATCCGGGGAATCGTCTACGCATATCCGACATGAGGCGAATCATGATGTCTTGTCCCTTTTGGGCGATCTGTACGCGGCCGATGAGTCCAATCACGGCCGCGTCATCATCAATATCGAGTTTACGTCTCACGCGGGATTTTTCTTGAAGCGTTATGTCTGTGAAGCGGGTGAGATCTTGGCCATCATGAATCACGCGGATAATCGCGGGATCAATCCCGTACTCGCTGATGGCCCAGTTCCGTGCGGCATATGAAGGGGCGATGGCTGCCGCTGTCCATCGAGCTAAGTGCCGCTGCACCGTGGCCATGAGCAGGGGGTCGGGATGTAAGCTGTGGAAATGTGTGATCGTCGGAATGCGTTGATAGCGACCGACCATACGTCCATACAGACAACTTTTTGGCCCCAGTAAATGAAGTAGATCGACAGGATGATTCCTGACAATCCGATTGACGTCCGTTATCCGTCTGGGATCGCGTTTCGCTCGATTTATAAAGGTGACGGGTATCCCCTGGTGTTGTAATTCTTCGGTACCTGGAGTGTCTGGCTGAAGTACACAGAGAGAAGCTCGGACTACGGCAGGGTCGAAATGGCTAATCGTCTCCAACATGTAGGATGTGCCGCCAGTGCGTACAAGATGATCCCGCAAAAAGAGGACGTTGATCGGTCGATGAAGGGTACTCACTATTCTCCCAAAGCGAATTGGCTATGCGTCAGATTGTTCGCTATACCTCAAAATGAATGATGGGGGTTGAGGGAATTATACTCAAAAAGGTGTTGCATCAACTATTTCAGTGGATGTTGTGTTCCAGACGGCCTGACGGCCGAACCTTCCTGGATGATTTGTTCGTTAGGGATATGGAGTGGTCCTTGTTCTGGGGTTTGGAGAACAACGGACACGGGAGTAATTTTGACGATCCTGCCCCGGCACCCAACCAGCACAACCTCGTCTCCCTCATGATACAGCTGTGAAATGTAATAGCGGGCAAGAACGTTGGACATGATTGATCGGCTTCCCAAGCCTATCGAGATGGCCATCGCCAAGACCGCGCCCGCGATGATGATGGTGATGTTGGCGGTAAAGATGGTCATGTCCATGCCCAGCTCTGTCAGAGCCATGACGATGCCAAACCCCACGATCAGGACCTCCAAAGACGAACCCAGTAACCACGCATAGGCAAGGTTCAAGCTCGATGACGCCGATTGCACGCCATCTTTGATGACCCTGGCGATGTACAATGCGACGATGAGGATAAGAAATGCTCCGAGCACATGTGGAAGGTAAGCAATAAGCCTGTTCAAGGTATCGAGAACGACTTTGAATCCGAGTATTTCTGAGGCCGACACAAAAAATACTAACAGCACAATGTAATAGACGAGAGAGCTAAAAATTTGGTCGAGTGCTAACGAGACCCCGACTTTTTTCAATGTCTCATTGAATTTGACCTTCTCCCCCAATGCGGTTATTCCGCAGGCGCGGAGTAGTTTGCCGGTCAGCTTGCTCAGCGTCCTGGCTGCAATCCATCCGGTGAGTGTGATGAGGAAAGCCCCAATGACGTTCGGGAGGTAGGCCCCGACCGTCTCGACCAAGCTCTGGAAAAAGGTCCAGATGACCATGCCCCATTCTTTGACTTCATGTTGTGTGTCAAACATGCGTGCTCCTCTCACTCGAAAATTGTATCAGACAGTAGCGTCAACGGAATCGACAAATAAAATGCCCCGACTTCCTTGGCGACGAGAAGAAGGAAGACCGCTTTCATCACGCGTTCTTTCGTCATGCGATCAGGCTCAGGAAGCTCTAATGCATCTAAGACCTTCTCAAACACCAGCTCTTCGTCATTCATGGTTTTACCTCTTTGCGAAGCTTGGTCATCAATCGTGACACTCGCATCTTCACAGCACTGATACTGAGACCATGAGTCTCTGCAATTTCTTCGTAGGTATAGTCTCCCATGTATTTCATCGCCAGGAGTGTCCGGTCTTCGACGGACAATCGAGCAAGAATCGTGTTGACTTCAGCTGAATGCGTCGGGTCACTCGTACAGACATCTGTTGCTTCTTCGACTCTTTCCAACACACTGGCCGTCCGGGCTCTACGTTTGAGGTGATTGAGGCAGTGATTGGTGGTCAATCGATACAGCCATGTGGAGAAGGCTGCCTGTTTGTTGAACCCGTAAAGACGCAAGAACACTTTTAACCAAATTTCTTGCATCAATTCATGAGCATCCGCAGTATTGAGGCAAATAAAGTAACAGTGTTTCAGGACCTTGGAGGCATAGCGATCGTACAAGGTTTCAAACGCCTTGAGATCGCCCTGAACGATACGATCAATTAATGTGTTGTCCTCGTCAATATCGGCGATACTCATCTATGGAAACATGCGGATGAACGGAACCGTACGAGTGTACTCAAGGTGATGGTATGATTGGCTGTGACGGGATGAATACCTTGGTTATACTCGGGATCGCACCGCTGTCTTCCTATCCTTGGGTGTTGAGACGGTTTTGAGTATGACAAGATGGATGGCTTCGATCGCTTAAAAGTACACAATCTGTGAAGTGCGAGTAGACCGATGTCTTGGAGTTAGACCACTAGAAGAGAAAATTCGTCACTTTTCTTGAGGGGGGCATCGCTTCAATGAATCATGACTTCCGATCGTTCGAGATCACGCACGAATGACGAACACGGCTGCGGGCTCCGAATTGGGATCAAGGCGAATGATATATTCATCTCCGATGACTTCGTGACGATAATCCTGGATGAGCTCATGCATGACATACGTCTCCTGTTCGCCGATTCCCAGATCTTTTAACGGAATCGTCAGTCGCGCCTCGTGCGCGTGATAGGGGTCCATGTTCACGACCATGAGTAATCTGTCCGCGCGGTCGGCCGTCATTTTTCCATAAAAGAGGACATGTTCATTGTCACATGAATAAAAGCTCAAATTCGTGAAATCGTGCAGCGCCGGGTGTTCGCGCCTGATGTGATTGATCTTCGTTACATACTCGCGGATATTCCCCGGTCGATCCCAATCCCAATGCCGGATTTCGTATTTTTCCGAGTCAAGATATTCTTCTGTCCCCGGGATTGCGCGGTTTTCACACAATTCATAGCTGTTGTAGATGCCGTAGCTTGGAGACAGCGTCGCCGCGAGCGCGAGACGCAGCTTGAAGGCGGGCTTTCCCCCTTTTTGGAGCACTTCGTGAAGGATATCCGGGGTGTTGGTGAAAAAGTTTGGCCGGAAATAGTCTTTCATCGGTGATTGGGTCAGTTCGGTAAGATAGTCTGTCATGTCTTGCTTCTCGTTGCGCCATGTAAAGTACGTATATGATTGCGTAAAACCGGCTTTGGCCAAGACTCGCATCATCTTTGGACGAGTAAACGCTTCGGAGAGGAAGATGACGTCGGGGTGGTCCGATTGAATTTCTCGAATCAGCCATTCCCAGAAGACCACGGGTTTGGTATGGGGATTGTCTACACGAAAGATCTTCACGCCATGTCCGACCCAGAAGAGCAACACGCGTTTCATCTCTTCCCAAATTTCAGGCCAGGCCTTGGAGTAAAAGTCTAAAGCATAAATATCCTCATATTTCTTTGGCGGGTTTTCAGCGTATTTGATGGAGCCATCCGGCCGTTGTTTAAACCAGTCGGGATGGCTTTTCACGTACGGATGATCGGGGGTCGCATTAATGGCAAAGTCCAGGGCAATCTCCATTCCATGTTGTCGGACGGCTTCTTGAAAGCGGTCAAAGTCCTCAAGCGTGCCGAGCGCGGGTTCGACGGCATCGTGACCGCCATGCCGGCTTCCGATCGCCCAGGGGCTGCCGGGGTCGCCTGGCTGGCAAGTCAGGCTATTGTTGGGACCCTTGCGATTCGTCTCACCGATCGGGTGAATCGGGGTTAGGTACAACACGTCGAAGCCCATGTCACGAATCTGAGGCAGACGTTGCTCGCAGTCGAGAAATGTCCCCCCTTTCCCTTCTCCCGTGCCTTCGGATCGAGGAAATATTTCGTACCAGGCTCCATACCTGGCACGTTGACGATCGACGGTCACGTGCAGGATGTGCGCGTAAGTCGTCCAGGCGACTCGGGCCTCATACGTCTCCATTAACGCCGACAAAGCGGGGTCCAGGATGAGTCGGATCTGGTTTTCCTGATCGGGGGTGGCGTCCAATTCACTAAGCCAGTTTTTGATCTCGGTTTTATCGGTGCCCTTCGTCCGGGCGAGCGCTGCCTTGATTTGCGCTTTGCCCTCCAACAGTTCACTGGCAAGGTCTTGAAGCACGCCATGTTTTTTCTCAAGTTCGAGTCTCCATGTCTCAAAACTTTTGACGTAGGCCCCGACCGTATAGACATATTGCGTGTTTTCAGAGAGCAAAAATGACCCTTCCCAACGATCGTTGTCTATGTGACGCATCGGTGTCTCTTGCCAGTCTTTGTGCCCGAGAATTTTGTACCGCAGTAGGGCGGCGAGGGTATCGTGACCTTCTTTGAAAATATCAGCGGTGACCGGTAAGGTTTCTCCCACGATTCGCTTAATCGGGTACCGTCCACCGTCGAGTGCTGGCTCGACATATTCGATGACGATGGTCTGAAGCGTTTTCGACAACTTGTGCATGATGGACTCCTTACGTGTCTGTAGGCCCTCTAGAGGACAACCGGACTCTCGTAGCTTATCTGGCTTTTAGGATTTGTCGTATGCCATCTAACGGAATACCCACCCAATCAGGACGATTGTTCAGCTCATACCCCAATTCATAGATGGCTTTTTGAAGGATATAGGCATCTAACAGGACAAAGAGGTCATCTTGAGGTTGGGGAAGGATTTGCGCGTCTCGGGTCACGGACAGATACGCGTTCAGGAATATGGCACTTACCCAGAGCTGCCAAAATCTCGCCCAGGGTTCAAGGACAGGAAAGTCTTCCGGCCGTACGCCGGCGATTTGTCCCACGAGACAGGAGTAAGACGCATAGTGAAAAGAGCGGAGCATACCTGCGACATCCCGTAAGGGTGATTCTTTCAGGCGTCGGATACTCAAGGGACGTGCCGGTTCTCCTTCAAAGTCAATAATGAGAAAGTCTTTTCCCGTGTAGAGCACTTGCCCTAAATGGTAGTCGCCGTGACAACGAATGCGCATGGCATGAATTTTCTTGTCGCGAACCGGAAGAAAACATTTTCGTAGACGACTTTCCATGTCCAGAAAAGATTTGGCCGAGCCTTGCACGGAATCGGGTAACGTGTTGAGGCGCTGCCGAAGGAGAGGGAGGTTTTGATTCGTCAGGCCGACCATGCTTTGATAGAGTCCTCTGCGATAAAAATCGGTGAAAGGTTCCGGGGAAAAGTTGGGATCGTCCTTGTCGGAAGCGAGCGCGACGTGGAGCTCGCCGGTTCGCATGCCCAGGCGTCTTGCCTCTTCGAGGTATGGTCCGATGAATTCTTGAGCTGATGAAGGGACTTCTTCATTCAGGAGAGCCGGAAGAGACATGTCAGGAATCATGTCGGCTGTGAGCATGGTCGGGTGGGTTGAGGCGTTTTCATAATATCGGCTGAGTTCGTCAAGTGTGTACCGCCAAGCATCGCCCTCATTCTCGACATAACGCTGAAGAATGCCGATCGTGATGCTCTCACCATTATCTTTCTGGTACTCCAACAATCCGGCGACGGGAGCCATGTGTTGAAACCCGTGTTCCGTCAAAAATTGGCCGATTTCCCAATCAGGATTGATCCCCGACTCCGCCCGTCTGAACAATTTCAAGATAAATTCATTGCCGAAGAGCACCGACGAATTGCTCTGTTCGCCTCGATAGAGGGAGGGTGAGAGGTGCGATCGCCGAGTCTGCAATTCCCTGCGAAATTCTCGTCT
The genomic region above belongs to Nitrospirales bacterium and contains:
- a CDS encoding glycosyltransferase family 4 protein: MSTLHRPINVLFLRDHLVRTGGTSYMLETISHFDPAVVRASLCVLQPDTPGTEELQHQGIPVTFINRAKRDPRRITDVNRIVRNHPVDLLHLLGPKSCLYGRMVGRYQRIPTITHFHSLHPDPLLMATVQRHLARWTAAAIAPSYAARNWAISEYGIDPAIIRVIHDGQDLTRFTDITLQEKSRVRRKLDIDDDAAVIGLIGRVQIAQKGQDIMIRLMSDMRRRFPGSLLLIVGEGPDLDYCRHLAQQLNITNAVRFTGYRDDIPQMLAATDVVVIPSVWEENFPHVAIEAAAVGRPVVAFERGGIPEAVLHDTTGIIVPQNEPDRLRDALIQILEDGDLSRRLADQGPKYAARFTIEAHLHHLLRVYREILSLS
- a CDS encoding DUF3416 domain-containing protein, whose product is MHKLSKTLQTIVIEYVEPALDGGRYPIKRIVGETLPVTADIFKEGHDTLAALLRYKILGHKDWQETPMRHIDNDRWEGSFLLSENTQYVYTVGAYVKSFETWRLELEKKHGVLQDLASELLEGKAQIKAALARTKGTDKTEIKNWLSELDATPDQENQIRLILDPALSALMETYEARVAWTTYAHILHVTVDRQRARYGAWYEIFPRSEGTGEGKGGTFLDCEQRLPQIRDMGFDVLYLTPIHPIGETNRKGPNNSLTCQPGDPGSPWAIGSRHGGHDAVEPALGTLEDFDRFQEAVRQHGMEIALDFAINATPDHPYVKSHPDWFKQRPDGSIKYAENPPKKYEDIYALDFYSKAWPEIWEEMKRVLLFWVGHGVKIFRVDNPHTKPVVFWEWLIREIQSDHPDVIFLSEAFTRPKMMRVLAKAGFTQSYTYFTWRNEKQDMTDYLTELTQSPMKDYFRPNFFTNTPDILHEVLQKGGKPAFKLRLALAATLSPSYGIYNSYELCENRAIPGTEEYLDSEKYEIRHWDWDRPGNIREYVTKINHIRREHPALHDFTNLSFYSCDNEHVLFYGKMTADRADRLLMVVNMDPYHAHEARLTIPLKDLGIGEQETYVMHELIQDYRHEVIGDEYIIRLDPNSEPAAVFVIRA
- a CDS encoding mechanosensitive ion channel; the encoded protein is MFDTQHEVKEWGMVIWTFFQSLVETVGAYLPNVIGAFLITLTGWIAARTLSKLTGKLLRACGITALGEKVKFNETLKKVGVSLALDQIFSSLVYYIVLLVFFVSASEILGFKVVLDTLNRLIAYLPHVLGAFLILIVALYIARVIKDGVQSASSSLNLAYAWLLGSSLEVLIVGFGIVMALTELGMDMTIFTANITIIIAGAVLAMAISIGLGSRSIMSNVLARYYISQLYHEGDEVVLVGCRGRIVKITPVSVVLQTPEQGPLHIPNEQIIQEGSAVRPSGTQHPLK
- a CDS encoding RNA polymerase sigma factor yields the protein MSIADIDEDNTLIDRIVQGDLKAFETLYDRYASKVLKHCYFICLNTADAHELMQEIWLKVFLRLYGFNKQAAFSTWLYRLTTNHCLNHLKRRARTASVLERVEEATDVCTSDPTHSAEVNTILARLSVEDRTLLAMKYMGDYTYEEIAETHGLSISAVKMRVSRLMTKLRKEVKP